Proteins co-encoded in one Chaetodon auriga isolate fChaAug3 chromosome 9, fChaAug3.hap1, whole genome shotgun sequence genomic window:
- the fbxl3l gene encoding F-box/LRR-repeat protein 3 has product MKRGRTGLKSKCQTFPSHEERAKRQKRGSSSFALTPLQDWGNLPHHIVLQIFQHLSLVDRARASSVCRCWNDVFHTPDLWRRFEFELNQPATSYLRSTHPDLIQQIIKKHAQHLQYVSFKVDSSTESAEAACDILSQLVNCTIKTLGLISTARPSFMDVSQAHFVSALTVVFVNSKSLSSIKIDDTPVDDPSLKVLVANNSDTLKLLKMSSCPHVSPAGILCVADQCHGLRELALNYHLLSDELLLALSSEKHVHLEHLRIDVVSENPGQTHFHTIKRSSWDALVRHSPKVNIVMYFFLYGEEFEPFFREETPVTHLYFGRTVSKQMLGRIGLNCPRLVELVVCANGLEPLDEELIRIAERCKNLTAIGLGECEVTCSGFVEFVKMCGGRLTQLSIMEEVLIPDSSYNMEQIHSEVSKHLGRMWFPDMMPTW; this is encoded by the exons ATGAAACGAGGAAGGACGGGTCTCAAATCAAAGTGCCAGACCTTCCCCTCCCATGAGGAGAGGGCTAAGAGGCAGAAGCGGGGTTCGTCCAGCTTCGCCCTGACTCCGCTGCAGGACTGGGGTAACCTGCCCCACCACATCGTCCTGCAGATCTTCCAGCATCTGTCCCTTGTAGACCGCGCCAGGGCCTCCTCTGTGTGCCGATGCTGGAATGACGTCTTTCACACCCCTGACTTGTGGAGGAGATTTGAGTTTGAGCTCAATCAGCCGGCTACGTCTTACCTGCGCTCAACTCACCCTGACCTCATTCAGCAGATCATCAAGAAGCACGCCCAGCACTTGCAGTACGTCAGCTTCAAG gtggacagcagcacagaatcTGCAGAGGCGGCCTGTGACATTCTCTCCCAGCTGGTGAACTGTACCATTAAGACCCTGGGGCTGATTTCCACAGCACGGCCCAGCTTCATGGATGTGTCTCAG GCCCACTTTGTGTCTGCACTGACAGTGGTGTTTGTCAACTCCAAGTCCCTATCCTCGATCAAGATTGATGATACGCCAGTGGACGACCCGTCCCTGAAGGTGCTGGTTGCCAACAACAGTGACACCCTCAAGCTGCTGAAGATGAGCAGCTGTCCTCATGTCTCCCCAGCAG GTATCCTGTGTGTTGCAGACCAGTGCCATGGTCTCAGGGAGCTGGCGTTGAACTACCACCTCCTGAGTGACGAGCTCCTGCTTGCCCTGTCCTCTGAAAAACATGTCCACTTGGAGCACCTGCGCATTGACGTGGTGAGCGAAAACCCCGGCcagacacactttcacacaatCAAAAGAAGCAGCTGGGACGCTTTAGTCCGACACTCACCCAAGGTCAACATCGTCATGTACTTCTTCCTCTACGGGGAAGAGTTTGAGCCCTTCTTCCGTGAGGAGACTCCTGTCACCCACCTGTACTTTGGCCGGACGGTCAGCAAACAGATGCTTGGTCGCATCGGACTGAACTGCCCTCGGCTGGTGGAGTTGGTGGTGTGTGCCAACGGCCTCGAGCCCCTGGATGAGGAGCTGATCCGTATCGCCGAACGCTGCAAAAACTTGACGGCCATCGGGCTCGGCGAGTGCGAAGTGACCTGCAGTGGCTTTGTGGAGTTCGTAAAGATGTGCGGGGGCAGGCTGactcagctgtcaatcatggaGGAGGTGTTGATCCCAGACAGCAGCTACAACATGGAGCAGATCCACAGCGAGGTGTCCAAGCACCTGGGCCGCATGTGGTTCCCTGATATGATGCCCACCTGGTAG
- the LOC143325890 gene encoding BOS complex subunit NOMO3-like produces MTAGTYTIRVNKELMFFEPITVKIAPNTPQLPDIVTAGFSVCGQISISRLPEGMKQQGRYKVTLTHQDQGKASSKTIESDPQGAFCFQAKPGDYSVQVSLPEAEVKASLALQPQALEVSLVDHPLTDVLFTQFMASVSEKSLLSSYDDLSVTLQPVSRQGERRAMALSDSSDTLSFSFDSVLPGKYKVSISREEWCWKHKSVEVEVLDSDVLGVEFRH; encoded by the exons ATGACAGCTGGTACCTACACCATCCGTGTCAACAAGGAGCTCATGTTCtttgagccaatcacagtgaagaTCGCCCCCAACACGCCCCAGCTCCCTGACATCGTCACAGCAGG GTTCAGTGTCTGTGGCCAGATCTCCATCAGTCGCCTGCCTGAGGGCATGAAGCAGCAGGGCCGCTACAAGGTCACTCTGACACACCAGGACCAAGGCAAGGCCTCCAGCAAGACCATCGAATCTGATCCACAGGGGGCCTTCTGCTTTCAGGCCAAACCTGGAGATTACAGTGTGCAG GTGTCTCTCCCCGAGGCTGAGGTGAAAGCAAGCCTGGCTCTGCAGCCTCAGGCCCTGGAGGTCTCCCTTGTGGACCATCCCCTCACAGACGTACTTTTCACCCAGTTCATGGCTTCTGTCTCTGAAAAAAGTCTATTGT CTTCTTATGATGACCTGTCAGTAACCCTGCAGCCAGTGAGtcgacagggagagaggagggcgaTGGCGCTGTCCGACAGCAGTGACACCCTCAGCTTCTCCTTTGACAGTGTTTTACCTGGGAAGTACAAAG TGAGCATTTCTCGCGAGGAGTGGTGCTGGAAGCATAAGTCAGTAGAAGTGGAAGTTCTGGACTCCGACGTCTTGGGGGTGGAGTTCAGGCACTGA